The following nucleotide sequence is from Gimesia chilikensis.
GGACCAGCTTACGGGGTGGCGCTGCTGGCAGCCGCGGGAACCGGGGCCTATAAAGATGTGGTCGAAGCCTGTTCATCCACCATTCGGGTAGTACAGAGTACGAGCGTAAACTCAGAGGCGAAAAGCATCTACAACAAAGCCTACCCCGTTTTTCAGGGGCTCTACTCCTCACTTAAGGAGGATTTTCCCCGCATCAATCAGCTCTTAAAGTAGGCTGGTGTCCACTAAACCTACGGATTCCCGCAACTGAGAACAGTTTACCCAATCAGGTCATCCGACTTGGGAAACACCTGTTTCGCAACTATTTTACGTAAGTTCAATTGTGTAACTGGGGCGAAACAGTTAGTTTAAGATGTGAATGGACGCGTACTTTGTGACGAGTCTTGATGTCTGTATTTGGCCAATCCCCACTTACAGAATAGAGTTCTTCCAAGTCTGGCTTAACGGATGCCGAAATAATCCATGACAGGTCCCCATACCCGACTGGATCAATATTGGATAGAGTGGTAGAAAAAGTCAGGCGACCTCCACTAATCCACATGCCTTCCCCAAGACAAATACAGAAAAATCGATTATATTCTAAACGCTTCAGCCAGGTTGATTGCATCAGCTTACTGAAGGCGGGCAACACCACGACAGGCAGGCGTTGAATTGCGTTGATAAAGTGTAGGACACTCTCTGCAGATGACCAAACAATCGGTAAATAAAAATGGATCGACCCAGGGCCCGTTTTGCGTCTGGTCCGGCATCGATTTTGTCAACTTCGTCAAACTGATGCGGTTGCGTCCTACTATTCGCTGGTCCGGTATTTACCGTTTGATTTCTTCAGGCGTTCTGAGTCTTTCCAATTCCTGTTTGAGCGGACTCGAAAGCCTGATTTACAGTCGCAAAGTCAAGCAGACAAAACTCGAATCACCAGTCTTCATCATCGGTCACTGGCGGAGTGGCACCACGCTGCTGCATAACCTGATGTCGATGGATCAGCAGTTTATCTATCCCAACATGGGAGCCATGCTGTTTCCTTCACACTTTCTGCTGACCGAACGCGTGCTGAAGCATGTCGTCAAGCATCTGATTCCCAAACAGCGGCCGATGGACAATATGCCCGTCACCTGGGACCTGCCCCAGGAAGATGAGACATCGATCATGCTGCTGCACCTGATGTCCCCTTACCTGGCGATCGCGTTCAGTGATCAGCCCGAAGTCTACGATCGGTTTTATGAACTCGATCAATTGACTCCCAAGGAAGACAAAGTCTGGCGGGATACCTTCCGCTTCTTCATGCAGAAGCTCACCTATCGCGCCGGTGGCAATAAGCGTGTGCTGTTGAAATCACCAACACACACGTTTCGTATCCGCTTCCTGCTGGATATGTTCCCCGATGCCCGGTTCGTCTATATCCATCGCAACCCGTACAAGGTTTACAATTCGACATTGCACCTGCGGAAAACAATGTTTGGCGACAACGGCTTTGCCCCGCTCGACATGGAAAAACTTGAAGAGGATATGTCGAACATTTACGTCAATCACCTGCACGTTTACGAGCGGGATCGCCAGATTGTTCCGGAAGGACAGTTGCACGAAGTCAGCTTTGAAGATCTCACTTCCGATCCCGTCAGTGAGCTGAAGAAGGTTTACGAGCATCTGAACCTGACCGGGTTTGAAGACCTGGAAAAGAACATGCAGCCGTATTTGAAGGATCAGAAATCCTACAAGAAAAACAAATACGAAATGGACGCTGCCCAGGAAAAGAAGATCTACGAACGCTGGCAGAAAGCCTTCGAGATGTTCGGCTACGAACGGCTGCCTTCCGATGCCCTGATCAAGAAAGCCCGTGTCGCTTCCTGATCACGCGTCTGACTGATCGTTGTTCTCTTTCTCAGACGACTCTGATTTGCGGTGCTGTTTCTGTCTGAGTTCTGTCAGCTGCTTTTCCAGGATCCGCTGCTGGTCCTGAATCCGCGAGATCAACGCCGTCGAGCGTACGCGCGACGCACTCATGTCAGCAATCGCGCTCAGGATCACCCAGAACGCGATCAGCAGGATACCGCCCCAGTAGACCGCGAACAGCCCCGGGTAGGTCTTCCAGGGCATATACGGAGCGTCGCCGATGACGATCAGGAAACCAATCAGGATCAGCAGTCCCGAGGTTTGCATCCGCCTGCGATATTGTTTGGAGAAGAACTGGTAGTCATCATCGCTCAGTTCATCGTCATGCTGACGATGAAACCAGGAAGTGCGATGTAACTGAATCAATCCTGCTCCGAATAAAACCAGGAGTGTGCCGACAATAATGCCGGGAATTGTATCTGCCACAATGGGTACATCCTTGAGTGTTGATGGGGGAACCCCCTTGATCTGTTGAAATGTCGCCATTCCAATCTTCCCGTCTGCTCAGTTTCAAGTCTAACAAATTCGGTTTCAGATGAAACGCGTCCAGCGAAAATTTATTGTGCAGACCGGCTGAGGGAGGAAACATGGAGAAAACGGCGAAGCAGACATTTTGTCCGGATTGCAAACGGGCTGACTGGGATGCAGGGATATGTTGTTTTTCGGCAACATTTCCCTGCGCTTCGGGGAATCGTAGCTGATGCGGACAGCGATCCTTCCGAGTGATTTCAATGGTCGTCGGTTGCTGCAGCGGAAATGACTTTTGGTAGTGAACGAAAGAGGATCGTGAAATAAACGCCGACCAGTGTGATCCCGGGAATCCACCACCAGAGAGTGACGGCCAGCTTTTCGGGAGACGGCGACGTGTTATAAATCGTCAGATGATGCTCCGGATTCAATCCCGGTAACAGGTTCGGGTAGAGCGCAGCGGTGCCACCAAAAATGAACAGGTAGATAAATCCGACCGAACTCAGGAACGCGAACATCGGGCGATTCAGTCTGCGGAGCAACAGCGTGCCTCCCAGTGCCAGGCATGCCAGGATAGGCAGAATCCAGATCCACGGATGATCAGAGAAACTCGCCTGAGCGTGTGGCTGGACCAGGTAACAGGCGGTGAACATGATTAGCGTGAGGAGCACTGAGCCTCCCCATAACCAGTTAGCACTGGTTTGCGCTCTTTGATGAATAGCGCCGTCTGTTTTTGCAATCAGCCAGAGAGCACCATGATGCAGCAGGATCACTGCAGAGGTGATGCCTCCCAGAATTGTGAACCAGTCCAGAATGCCTGTCTGCTTGCCGATTCGGAAATTGGTCCACAACGGTTCGAAGAAGTCACCTTCTGCATTGAGGGGGACACCGCGAAAGACATTCGCCATCGCCGCTCCGAGAATAATGACCAGCAGTCCGCTGGAGACAAACAGCATCATATTCCAGAAATGGATCCACAGGGAATCTTCGAGAAAGTGCGGCAGCTCAATACTGATGGCCCGGAAGATCAACAGCCAGACGACCATCGTCAGGGGGAGATAGAAGCCGCTGAACATCGCACTCATAAAGCCCGGAAAGGCCATCATCATGGTGCCACCCGCGGCGATCAGCCAGACTTCGTTTCCATCCCACAGCGGGGCGATGGACTGCATAATCTGTTTCTGTTCTGACCGGTTTTTGGCCAGGATCAGATGCAGAACGCCGATTCCCAGGTCGAAGCCATCCAGCACGACATAGGTGGCAATCATAAAGACCAGTAATATTAACCAGAGTGTTTCCATCTCGCTTAAGTACCCTCTCCAGTAGCGATTTCAGCGTCAACTTGTGGCAGTCTGTCCGGTCCGTGGGCAATCAGGCGGGTGGCCAGGAAGAAATACAAAACGGACAACAGCAGGTAAAGTCCCAGAAAGCCCAGCAGGGTAAACATTACGTTCCCTTCCGAAATATTCCGGGAGGCACCGTCTGCGGTTTTCATTAATCCATAAATCAACCAGGGCTGCCGACCGATCTCAGCAGTAAACCAGCCTGCCGTATTTGCGATGAAGGGAAAGGGCAATGAAAGCATCAGCAGCCAGAGCAGCCAGCGTGTGGTGTGTAATCGCTGTTTGAGAGTGAAGACCATACTCAGCCCCATCAGTGCGATGAAGATCGTGCCTAAACCGGCCATAATGTGATACGAGAAGTAAAGCAGTTCAATATTGTCCGGCCAGAGATCGCGATCGTAGGCCGTCAATCCCTTCACTTCCGCATTCCAGCTGGCATAGGTCAAAAAGGAAAGCACGTTGGGGATAATGATCGGGTTATCGATCTTAAGTTCATCCAGGTTGGGTTGGCCGATCAAAACCATGCCGGCACCATCTTCGGTATGAAAGTGGCCTTCCATGGCTGCGAACTTGACGGGCTGATGCTTCAGCACCTGTTTCGCTTCCCAGTCCCCCGTAGGCATGACGGCGATCAGGCTGGCTGTAAAACCGACGATCACCGCGACCTTGAGATACTTCCTCGAGATTTCCACATGCTCTCGTTTCAGAAGATGGTAGGCAGCGATCGAAGACATGGTAAAGCTCCCGGTGATCACGGCGCCGGTCATTGTGTGCAGATATTGCTTGAGTGCCCAGGGATTGCTCAATAAAGCCCAGATGCTGGTGAGGTGGTAGACGCCGTTCTCATCGATGCGATAGCCTACCGGATGTTGCAGAAACGCGTTGGTACAGATAATGAAGTAGCCACTCAGCCAGGTGCCTAGCAGTAAGAGAAACGAAACACCCCAGTGCAGTTTCTTACTGAGTTTCTTCTCCCCAAAGATCAACAGGTACAGAAACGCCGATTCCAGAAAGAAGGCGAAGATGCCTTCCATCGCCAGGGTCTGGCCCAGGATCGATCCGGTGGACTTCACCAGTTGTGACCAGTTCGTCCCGAACTGGAATTCAAGTGGAATCCCGGTGACGACCCCCATGACAAAGGTCAGCCCGAATATTTTCAGCCAGAAGCGAGCGGCGACATCGGCCCAGGCGTGGCCGCGGAGCCCCAGTGTCTTGAGAATAAAAATCAGCAGTGCCAGGCCCATTGTCAGTTGGGGGAACAGATAATGAAACGAGGCGGTAAAAGCAAACTGCACGCGATGTAACAGGAGTGAATCCAGCATTCCTCTGATATCCAGACGCTGTGATCAGGGACTGGCTTTCGCCACGCGCCCTGGTTCAAGTTTAGTTTTTAACTTCGGGAATATTCTGTAACCAGTAAATCATGACTTTGCCCACTTTTTCCAGGCTCGCACCCGAGCAGGCACGGGGAACATCCCGTGTGGTATGCCAGGCCGGGTAATCGAAGTCGATGATGTCGCAGGTCGGAATCCCCGCGATTTCATTCAAGGGTAAATGATCGTCGCGGATTTCAAATTTTGCCTGGGGGATGAACTGTCTGACTCCCACTTTTTGTGCTGCCAGCCAGATGCTGCGCGTCAGCTGTGGAGCATACTTGATACTGTTCTTTTCCATGTAGATCGCGAGATTCTTATCGGCAATCATGTCGAACAGCACGCCGTATACGTATTCGTAGTCGCGCGGTTCCGATTTATATTGGTTTGCGAAATACTTGGAACCCAGAAAATAGGGATCGTTCTGTCGGTAGACCAGCTCTTCGCCATCAAAGAATACGAAATCGACTCCGTAGCCGTGGCTGATTTTGAGCTCGGACATCAGGTTGCCGAGTTCCATCAGAAAAGCGACACCGCTCGCCCCATCGTTCGCACCGATGAACAGACCCTGCGGGTTGTAGCGGTCGCGATCGGGAAAGGGACGTGTGTCGTAATGACAGGCCAGCAGGATGCGTTGTTTGGCATCCGGATTCCAGCTGACGATCATGTTGTTCATCCGCACGGGAGTGCCCCGGATGGGATGTGGCGCATCGAAGGACTGAAACTTAACCTGGGCCTTCAACTCGCGAAAATGTTCAGCGATCAGTTTCTGCTGTTCCGCCATGCCGGTCGAACCGCTGACGCGTGATTTCAAACGGCAGATTTTTGTGAGGTAGCCGAAGGAACGGGCGGCATTGAATTCAGGCTCGGCGGCACAAGCGTTGTTTACCAGACAGACGTAGATGACTGCCCCGATCATCAACGGGAATGAGAGTAAGAGAACGCGTCTGCCTGCCTGGGTAAATTGCATTTCCTGCCTGCTATCTGAAAAATCCGTTCAAAAATGGTCATCCCGCGAAGGTAGATTCTACATCAATAATAACCGGATCGACATACAAACTATAGCCACATACAGCACCGTACGTATGAATGACTCTCCTTTACTCACGGCCAGGTGTGAGCCGATCCAGCCTCCAATGGACATCCCTACTGTCAGGTACAATCCGGTTGCCCAGTATATTTTACCCTGCCAGGCAAAAATGCCGATGGCGGCAATCGTGTAAATCGCGACGATGAAGACCTTGTGCATGTTCGTACGGACCAGATCGATCTTCATCAGGTTGTTCATGATCGCAATCAGGATAAACCCGATCCCCGCTTGAATGAAACCGCCATAAAAGCCAGCCAATACCATCAACAGGTGTCCCGCCACCGAATGGCCTGCGGATTCTGCCGGCTCTGTTGCTTCCGTATTCACTTCTGCTGATCCGGTTGCCAGTTCCTCAGTGACATTCTGTGGGGGCTTTTTCTTTTTGCGTTGCCCCAGAATCATCGAGACCAGCACGCCCAGCATCACGGTTGCCAGGATGCGGTTAAACCAGACACCAGTGATTTTGGTTCCCAGGAACGCTCCCAGAAAAGTACCGGGCAACGCACACAACGCCAGAGAAAAACTGAGCCTGAAGTCGGAAAATCCCTTCTGCCTGAAACCGGCAATCGCTGTGAGGTTCTGTCCCAGGATCGCCACGCGGGCCGTTCCATTTGTGACAGCTCCCGGAATTCCCAGAAAGATCATCGTTGGCATCACAATCAGAGAGCCACCGCCGGCCAGAACATTCAGCATACCTGCAATCACACCGACGCCAGCCAGTAATAAATTCTGCCACCAGTCCAAGGGATTGACTTTCTATTCTGTCTCGGGGAAAGAGTTACCGATGGTCGTCACCTGCATCGGGGGGTATAATGCATGCTATCGGCGTCTCAGTGTAAAAGTTTCCGCAGCAGAGTACCAAGTCAATCATGGTGAATTTACGGCAAACCCCCGTAATCTTTTTTGAGGAAAAGTCGTTCTGGACCACCGTGTTCTGTTCGACACTTCTGATATTGAGCTCTGCCTGCCAGTCGTCGGAATCGACGGATCTCACTGAGGCTGCTTCCCCTGCCCAGGCATCCGATGAGTCGGTTACTCCCGTTCCGCTGGAAATCGGGGACTGGCGGCGTGTTGAAGAACTGATTCGAGAACACGCCGGCCAGATTGTTGTCGTCGATCTCTGGTCGACCTCCTGTCCCCCCTGCATACAGGAGTTCCCGGATTTCGTCGCTCTGCAGCAGCGGTTTCCTGAATCGGTGGTCTGCATCTCGTTCAATTGTGATTACTTTGGCGGGAAACGGCACCCGCCGGAATCATTCCGCCCTCAGGTGAAGCAGTTCCTGACAAAACAGCGGGCGCACTTTCCCAATATCCTGAGTAATGTTGCCGCTGAGGAATTCTTCCCTTCCATCGACCTGGCTTCGATGCCCGCGACCTATGTTTTTGATCGCCAGGGGAAAGTCGCTAAACGCTTTGACAATGATCATGGTTACTATGGCAAAGGGGGCTATACCTATCAGAAGGATGTGATCCCCTTTCTGAAATCTCTGGTCGAACAGCAGCAGACTAAATAACCAGGGCCGCGATCAGACCGGAGAGGACAATCCCGTCCCAGGTTCCCGCGCCACCAATACTGATGGAGGGGGCTTCCAGTTTTTTAAAGTCATTCCAGTGCATCAGGTCAGCACCGATCAGGGGACCGGAGATTCCAATCACGAAAGCAACCGGGGCACGCAGTGCTTCGAAGTCGCGACCGACTTCACCCGCCATCGGGGCGAGGATTCCAAAGCCCAGAATTGTGGAGCAGACAGCCACCAGCGGAGGAATGAAAAACGGAATTACAATTCCCATACCGGGTACCAGCCGCGAGGTGCGGTTGCAGATCAGAATATTCAACGCCATACCGAAAATCATGGCCAGGGTGGGTGTCTGACCTCCTGCAAAAATGTATCGCGAGAGCCAGATCGCCAGCAGGACCGGAATGACACAGCCTCCCAGATTGACGGCCACGATTGCTTCCTGACGCAGTTTCTGCATCTGAGGCATGATCTGCACGCCTCCCAGGGGGCCAAAGTAGGGAACATTCACCTCTTTATCCAGCGGGAAGCGAGCGATGGGGAAGTTGATCAGGGAACCGAAGATCATGCCGAACAGGACCAGAACCGCAGCCGTGGGGCTCAAATGCAGGTTTCTCAGTGCGGTTTCTGCCAGATTCACGAACATCAGGGGCAGGATGCATCCCAGAAAGATCATCAGGCTGAACAGCATGCAGCCAGCGGCCTGGGCATTAGCGTAGGGATTCGGTTGCGGGCTCGACACGGGTTACTCTTTCCAGTCTATCTCTGCGACAGAGCGGCTTTTAGATACATTTACACAGGAGACCGGCGCGCCGGGCCGACTCCCGCGACATTTTAGCGGCTGAAGTCGCAATTCTGCAGGTTTTCAGCGGGAATATTCCGAACAATTCCTACCTTCTCGGTGAATTCGACTACCAGATACATCTGGTGAGGATGATTTTCCCCGACGTCCCGCTACAATTCAAAGTATGGCAGGAAATTCATTTGGACAAGCCTTTCGGATCACAACAGCTGGCGAAAGCCACGGTCCGGGCAATGTAGTTATTATTGATGGTGTTCCCCCGGGAATCCCGATCAGCGTGGAAGATCTGCTCGTCGACCTCAACCGGCGTAAACCCGGGCAGAGCAAGATCGTCACTCAGCGGAAAGAAGCCGATCATCCGGAAATTCTGGCCGGCGTCTTCGAAGGTGTGACCACCGGCACGAGTCTTGCCATCCTGATCCGGAACGAGGATCAGCGGAGCAAAGACTACAGCGATATCAAAGACAAGTATCGCCCGGGACACGCCGACTACACCTATGACGCCAAGTACGGTTTCCGCGATTATCGTGGCGGCGGGCGTTCCAGTGCCCGTGAGACCAATGTGCGCGTTGCCGCGGGTGTGGTCGCCAAGAAAATCCTGCAGGCCGCATTCGGCGGACAGATCGTCGGCTATGTTACCCAGGTAGGGCATCTCAAAGCTGAGATCGCCGACCCTACCGCAATCACCACAGAACAGGTCGAACAGTTTGCTGATGGGACACCGAATCCCGTGCGTTGTCCGGACCACGGTCTGGCACAGGAGATGATCTCGTTCATTGATCAGATCCGCATGGATGGGGATTCAATAGGCGGAGTCGCGGAAGTCGTGGCTCTGAATGTTCCTCCGGGACTGGGTGAGCCGGTATTTGACAAACTCAAGGCAGACATCGCGAAAGCATTATTCAGCATCCCGGCCGTGCTGGGAGTCGAATACGGTTCCGGTTTTGGCTGTGCCACCATGCGGGGAAGCGAGAATAACGATCACTTCGTCGCGGAACAAAACGAGGGTACGCCGGTCATCAGCACCGATTCCAATCGGCATGGTGGTAGCCTGGGTGGCATTTCCACCGGACAGCCGCTGGTCTTCCGTGCTGCAGTGAAGCCGACCAGCAGTCTGCTGATTGAACAGCCCACCGTGACCCGCTCAGGGGAAGCGACGACGATCCGTACCAAGGGTCGTCACGATCCCTGTCTGCTGCCCCGGTTCGTCCCCATCGCGGAAGCCATGCTGGCCATCACGCTGGCCGATCACTGGTTACGCTGGCGGGCGCAGTGCGAAGCGGCACCGGAGCGGCCCGACCACGTTTAACAGGAAGGAGCCTTATCTCATGGCCTGGATACAGAAACAGATCCGACTTCCCGCGTTGCCGCGCGGTTTTCATATCGTCACTCGAGAAGTGCTCAGCGAAGTTCCTGAACTGTCCCAGATTGAAACCGGGTTGATGCATGTCTTCATCATGCATACCTCCGCCTCACTCTCGATTAATGAGAATGCGGATCCGGATGTCCCCGTCGATCTGGAAATGTCGTTCAACAAGATCGCCCCGGAAGCGTTTCCCTATATTCATACCTGCGAAGGTCCCGATGACATGCCGGCGCATGTGAAAGCATCAATGATCGGAAATTCGTTGACGATCCCCATCAGCGGCGGGCGTCTCTGCCTGGGTACCTGGCAGGGGATTTATCTCTGTGAGCATCGTAACCACGGCGGCAGCCGACGACTGGTCGTCACGATTCAAGGCGAATAGGCGCTGGTAACCAGCGCCTGTCACCACATCTTATTTGCCGACACAATACAGGTGCTTGTCCGAGCGGATAAACAGGTCGCCCCCATCGATGGCAGGCGAGGCGCTGAAATCTTCTTCGTCGCTTGTCAGACGATTGACGGCCAACTGTTCCAGTTTGTCGCTGGCTTTAATCACGTACGTTTCACCGGAGCGGGAGACGAAATAGATTTTACCATCTGCGGCCACTGGCGAGGAATAATCACTGCCGCGGAAACCGCCGCCTCCCCGTCGTCCGCCAAAACCACCCCCCCTGGCAGGTTCTTCACTGGCCGTTGATCCGCTATCGGATTCCAGTCGGCCCCGGAAGATCCGTTCGCCCGTTTTGGCATCGATGCAGTTCACGATGCCGCGCGAGAAGAAATAGATGCGTCCGTCATAAAGGATCGGTGTTTCGATACGATTCGCATCCCGGCCCGACCAGAGCACGTTTGACTTGGTCACATCGCCACTGCCGTCTACCTTGACTGCGATCGATCCACCACC
It contains:
- a CDS encoding sugar porter family MFS transporter, with amino-acid sequence MATFQQIKGVPPSTLKDVPIVADTIPGIIVGTLLVLFGAGLIQLHRTSWFHRQHDDELSDDDYQFFSKQYRRRMQTSGLLILIGFLIVIGDAPYMPWKTYPGLFAVYWGGILLIAFWVILSAIADMSASRVRSTALISRIQDQQRILEKQLTELRQKQHRKSESSEKENNDQSDA
- a CDS encoding sulfite exporter TauE/SafE family protein, giving the protein MDWWQNLLLAGVGVIAGMLNVLAGGGSLIVMPTMIFLGIPGAVTNGTARVAILGQNLTAIAGFRQKGFSDFRLSFSLALCALPGTFLGAFLGTKITGVWFNRILATVMLGVLVSMILGQRKKKKPPQNVTEELATGSAEVNTEATEPAESAGHSVAGHLLMVLAGFYGGFIQAGIGFILIAIMNNLMKIDLVRTNMHKVFIVAIYTIAAIGIFAWQGKIYWATGLYLTVGMSIGGWIGSHLAVSKGESFIRTVLYVAIVCMSIRLLLM
- a CDS encoding M28 family peptidase, yielding MQFTQAGRRVLLLSFPLMIGAVIYVCLVNNACAAEPEFNAARSFGYLTKICRLKSRVSGSTGMAEQQKLIAEHFRELKAQVKFQSFDAPHPIRGTPVRMNNMIVSWNPDAKQRILLACHYDTRPFPDRDRYNPQGLFIGANDGASGVAFLMELGNLMSELKISHGYGVDFVFFDGEELVYRQNDPYFLGSKYFANQYKSEPRDYEYVYGVLFDMIADKNLAIYMEKNSIKYAPQLTRSIWLAAQKVGVRQFIPQAKFEIRDDHLPLNEIAGIPTCDIIDFDYPAWHTTRDVPRACSGASLEKVGKVMIYWLQNIPEVKN
- the cydB gene encoding cytochrome d ubiquinol oxidase subunit II; translated protein: METLWLILLVFMIATYVVLDGFDLGIGVLHLILAKNRSEQKQIMQSIAPLWDGNEVWLIAAGGTMMMAFPGFMSAMFSGFYLPLTMVVWLLIFRAISIELPHFLEDSLWIHFWNMMLFVSSGLLVIILGAAMANVFRGVPLNAEGDFFEPLWTNFRIGKQTGILDWFTILGGITSAVILLHHGALWLIAKTDGAIHQRAQTSANWLWGGSVLLTLIMFTACYLVQPHAQASFSDHPWIWILPILACLALGGTLLLRRLNRPMFAFLSSVGFIYLFIFGGTAALYPNLLPGLNPEHHLTIYNTSPSPEKLAVTLWWWIPGITLVGVYFTILFRSLPKVISAAATDDH
- a CDS encoding secondary thiamine-phosphate synthase enzyme YjbQ, whose translation is MAWIQKQIRLPALPRGFHIVTREVLSEVPELSQIETGLMHVFIMHTSASLSINENADPDVPVDLEMSFNKIAPEAFPYIHTCEGPDDMPAHVKASMIGNSLTIPISGGRLCLGTWQGIYLCEHRNHGGSRRLVVTIQGE
- a CDS encoding sulfotransferase family protein gives rise to the protein MTKQSVNKNGSTQGPFCVWSGIDFVNFVKLMRLRPTIRWSGIYRLISSGVLSLSNSCLSGLESLIYSRKVKQTKLESPVFIIGHWRSGTTLLHNLMSMDQQFIYPNMGAMLFPSHFLLTERVLKHVVKHLIPKQRPMDNMPVTWDLPQEDETSIMLLHLMSPYLAIAFSDQPEVYDRFYELDQLTPKEDKVWRDTFRFFMQKLTYRAGGNKRVLLKSPTHTFRIRFLLDMFPDARFVYIHRNPYKVYNSTLHLRKTMFGDNGFAPLDMEKLEEDMSNIYVNHLHVYERDRQIVPEGQLHEVSFEDLTSDPVSELKKVYEHLNLTGFEDLEKNMQPYLKDQKSYKKNKYEMDAAQEKKIYERWQKAFEMFGYERLPSDALIKKARVAS
- the aroC gene encoding chorismate synthase codes for the protein MAGNSFGQAFRITTAGESHGPGNVVIIDGVPPGIPISVEDLLVDLNRRKPGQSKIVTQRKEADHPEILAGVFEGVTTGTSLAILIRNEDQRSKDYSDIKDKYRPGHADYTYDAKYGFRDYRGGGRSSARETNVRVAAGVVAKKILQAAFGGQIVGYVTQVGHLKAEIADPTAITTEQVEQFADGTPNPVRCPDHGLAQEMISFIDQIRMDGDSIGGVAEVVALNVPPGLGEPVFDKLKADIAKALFSIPAVLGVEYGSGFGCATMRGSENNDHFVAEQNEGTPVISTDSNRHGGSLGGISTGQPLVFRAAVKPTSSLLIEQPTVTRSGEATTIRTKGRHDPCLLPRFVPIAEAMLAITLADHWLRWRAQCEAAPERPDHV
- a CDS encoding cytochrome ubiquinol oxidase subunit I — translated: MLDSLLLHRVQFAFTASFHYLFPQLTMGLALLIFILKTLGLRGHAWADVAARFWLKIFGLTFVMGVVTGIPLEFQFGTNWSQLVKSTGSILGQTLAMEGIFAFFLESAFLYLLIFGEKKLSKKLHWGVSFLLLLGTWLSGYFIICTNAFLQHPVGYRIDENGVYHLTSIWALLSNPWALKQYLHTMTGAVITGSFTMSSIAAYHLLKREHVEISRKYLKVAVIVGFTASLIAVMPTGDWEAKQVLKHQPVKFAAMEGHFHTEDGAGMVLIGQPNLDELKIDNPIIIPNVLSFLTYASWNAEVKGLTAYDRDLWPDNIELLYFSYHIMAGLGTIFIALMGLSMVFTLKQRLHTTRWLLWLLMLSLPFPFIANTAGWFTAEIGRQPWLIYGLMKTADGASRNISEGNVMFTLLGFLGLYLLLSVLYFFLATRLIAHGPDRLPQVDAEIATGEGT
- a CDS encoding TlpA family protein disulfide reductase, with the translated sequence MVNLRQTPVIFFEEKSFWTTVFCSTLLILSSACQSSESTDLTEAASPAQASDESVTPVPLEIGDWRRVEELIREHAGQIVVVDLWSTSCPPCIQEFPDFVALQQRFPESVVCISFNCDYFGGKRHPPESFRPQVKQFLTKQRAHFPNILSNVAAEEFFPSIDLASMPATYVFDRQGKVAKRFDNDHGYYGKGGYTYQKDVIPFLKSLVEQQQTK
- a CDS encoding DUF1614 domain-containing protein, encoding MSSPQPNPYANAQAAGCMLFSLMIFLGCILPLMFVNLAETALRNLHLSPTAAVLVLFGMIFGSLINFPIARFPLDKEVNVPYFGPLGGVQIMPQMQKLRQEAIVAVNLGGCVIPVLLAIWLSRYIFAGGQTPTLAMIFGMALNILICNRTSRLVPGMGIVIPFFIPPLVAVCSTILGFGILAPMAGEVGRDFEALRAPVAFVIGISGPLIGADLMHWNDFKKLEAPSISIGGAGTWDGIVLSGLIAALVI